Part of the Chloroflexi bacterium ADurb.Bin180 genome is shown below.
CGCATCCTCGAGGAACTCGAGCCGGCCGTTGGCACACTTGGCGATACTCTCCTGCGCCAGCTCACGCCCCAGGAAGCGGTCCTGCGCGCCCCACAGCAGAAGAGTCGGAGGTTGCACCGGCGCTGTTCTGGGTCCACCCGACGCCTCCTGCTTGCCACGCCCCATGCCGTACCTCATCGCCCTGTACCAGCCCAGCATGCCGGTGTAGGCCCCGGGCAGGGACCAGGCCCGCTTGTACTCGGCGATTTCCTCGTCGCTGAAAGTGCCAGGCAAACTCGAGCGGCGCAGCATGTTGGTCAGCATCTGCCAGTCGTTGCGGCGCGAAGTGCATTCGGGCAGCCAGGGCAGTTGAAAGTAGAACATGTACCAGGACCTCTTGCGCTGGGCTGGATCCTGACGCAGCTTGCGTAACATAACGCCAGAGTAGGGTGCGTTGAGCACCACCAGCTTGCGCAAACGATCGGCATGGTCGGCCCCGAGCTTCCAGGCTACCGCTCCGCCCCAGTCGTGCCCCACTACGTCGGCCCGCTCCACCCCGGCCGCATCGATCAACCCGACCACGTCCGCTGCCAGCTTGTCCAGGGTATAGGCGGCCGCACCACGCGGTTTGTCGCTGAGGTTGTGGCCGCGCGAATCCGGTGCCCAGACATAATAACCCTGCGCCGCAAAGAAGGGCATTTGCTTGCGCCAGCCGTAGCTGAACTCGGGAAAGCCGTGCAAGAAGATCAGCAGCGGGCCGTCACGTGGTCCGTCCTGCAGTACGTTCAGCTTGATGCCGTTGGTGGAGATGAGTGCCTGCTCCGTGCCTGGCCTCCTCGCTACGCGTCTACCCGCGCATCATATCGCGCGTCCGGGGCCAGGTCAACCTTCGCCAGCCGATGTGACCTTTGTCACAGACAAACCCGGATGCGCATGCTACAATGACCCCAGTCAAGAGCAAGTCAAACGGAGGTAATGGAGATGGAAAAGGTAAAGGATCTCGTCTGTGGCATGATGATCGACCCCAAGACCGCGGCGGCGACGTCCGAGTACAAGGGCAAGACCTATTACTTTTGCGCCAAGGGTTGCAAGATAGCCTTTGACAAGAACCCGGAAAAGTACGTCGGCGCACAGGGCGCCAAATGCGACAAGGGTTGTTGCGCCTAACCAACTGGTCGGCTCGCTCGAGCTGACCCTGAACTAACACCACACAGAGACCGGGCGTCCGTTACCCGGTCTCTGATTCTGTTCACAAAGGATCATTATGGGCAAGCGACAAATCGTGAAAATCGACGAGGAACTGTGCAACGGCTGCGGGGCCTGCGTGACCCCCTGTGCCGAGGGCGCTATCCAGCTCGTGGACGGCAAGGCCAGGGTCATCAGCGACAACCTGTGCGACGGCGCGGGATTCTGCCTGGGCGTGTGCCCGACCGGAGCGCTGACGCTGGAGGAGCGCGAGGCGGCCGACTTTGATGAGCACGCGGCCGAAGAGCAGCAAAAGGCGCGCGGAAAGAAGTTCATCGCCCAGCGCTGCTGGCGCTGCGGCGCCTCAGAGGAGCGGTCCTACTTGATCCCCTGCCGCACCAACGGCGAGAGCCTGTGGATCTGCACCCGCTGCCTGCCTCAGCTCATTCACGGCTAGGCAGCAAACTGGAGCGGCAGCACAGCCTGCCGCTCTGCCTCTAGGGCGGCGTGGGCACCGGGGTGAGCAGGGATTCCGGCGGCGCCTGGGTGACCGGAACGAAGGTAAAGGTGCGCAGGAACGCATCAAAGGCCATCCTGGCTTGCGAGTCTTCCTCGCTGCCGCCATCGAGTGATTCCTGCGGGAACAGGTGGATGTGGTACTCTCGCCCTTCGTGGAGCACCACTACCTGGCGCTCGCCCAGGGCAGGTAAGGAGGAATAGCGCTCGACGGCCTGCTCGCCGCCGACCACCAGGCAGCAATGGATGCGGACGGAATCGGCGGGCTCGCCACCGGTCAGGCCGAGGGTCCCCGCTTCGTCGAGTGTTCTGCCCTCGCTGTCCTTCACCGTAACGCCCACCGTGTACTGGTACTTGTACTGCGCGCCGTAGGGGTGCAGGTGACTGTAGAACCACACCCAGGCCAGCCCCTGCCAGCCCGGGGTGGTCTCCTGGTGGACCTCCCAGCCGGCCGGATAGTCCACGGCAAAACCGAAAACCGGGTTGTGATGGTGCCGCCACTCGATCTCCACGCCGGGCTCGGGCGTGTTGGTCAGCCCGACTGCTGTGGCCGCAGCGGGGAGCAGTGCAGCGGTCGTCGTTGGTGATGCTGTAGCGCCGGCTGGCTGGTGCGATGCTCCCCCCGGCCCGCAAGCGACCAGGATGGAGAGCAGCAGGGCAACCGCGAGATAGACCTGTCTTCGCATTGGCGCCTCCTCCGGTCCGGGCCTGGTGCTTTGTCGGCGGCCCGGCACCGCGCATTCCTGCTTTCCAGACGAGCGGAAGGGGAGACGAGTTCCCCCCGGCCTCTCGTCAGGCTCCGGTGGAGAGCGACCCTTCGATGGCCTGCAGCACGCCTTCGGCGCGATAGACCCGGTTGCGGGCCTGTCCGGTGACTTCCCGGATCAGCCCCAGCCTGAGCAGCTGGTCGATGTAGCGCTGTGCCGTGGCAAAGTTGACCCCGAGGGCCGCCTCCGCCTGGCGTGTCGTTAGTACCGGCTGCGCGAACAGCAGATCTACCGCTTCCAGCAGTCGAGCTGGCACGCGCGGACCGGTGAGCAAACCCCGGTACTCCTCCTGCAGCCTCTGCAGCCGTCCAACCCTGACCATCGCGTCGCGTGCCTGAAAAGACACTCCCTGCAGAAAGTAGACCAGCCATTCCTCCCAGGCTCCGTGCTGACTGACCTTGAGCAGCAACTCGTAGTAGGTATTGCGACGCTGTTCAAAGTAGGCGCTCAAGTACAGTAGCGGCTGAGGCAGCAGTTCCCATGCGCACAGGAGCAGCGCCAGCAGCAGCCGGCCCACCCGTCCGTTCCCACCCAGGAAGGGATGGATGGCCTCGAACTGGTAGTGAATCAGGCCCAGTCGCACCAGCGCCGGCAGGTCGCGCCTTTCGTGCAGGAAAGCTTCTAGCGAACCCAATGCCTGGTTCATCTCGGCGACTGGCGGGGGAACGTAGGTGGCGTCTTGCGCTGTCGACCCGGGCGGGCCGATCCAGTTCTGACTGCGGCGGAACTCGCCAGGAGTCTGGCCCTGCCCACGCACTCCCTCCATCAAGATGGCATGGAGCTCCCGAATCAGCCGGAGGCTCATCGGCAGGTTCTTCAGCCGCTCGAGGCCATACTCGAGGGCACGGACATAGTTGTGCACTTCACGGACATCGCCGGCTGGCTCGAACAGCGCTGGCTGCTGCGCTTCAAAGGCATAGAGGTCCCCCAGCGACGCCCTGGTGCCCTCGATGCGTGACGAGAGCACCGCTTCACGGCGCACAAAGGGCCTGATCAGCAGGTGGGGATTGGGCAGCGTGCGGCCGAATCCGGCCAGCTCTCCGAGCGCCCGGTCACCATCCGAAAGGGCGGTCACCAGCCGCGTGGTCCAAGGGACGTCTGGCGGGAGCGGGTTGGGCACAAAGGCCGAGAATCCCGCAGGAGTCTGAACCGTATGGCCGGGCGGACTGTGGCGAAAGGACTCTGTTTCCATGATACGCTCCCTCTCACGCAGCCTTGTTTGCAGCAATGAGAATAGGCCGAATCCATATTATCATATTGGCAAGGAAATGCAAATATGACAACCACGCCAAGAGCGATGGCTACTTGCGCCACCCCGAGGGTCGTGCCGTGCCATGAGAGTGTGGAAAATGTGGGCGACGTGCAACAGCAGACGGGAGATCGCCAAGTACGAACGCGGAAAGGTTCGTAGTACAGGCTTCAGCCTGTCCGGATGGGGAGCGCTGAAGCGCAACTACGAACCTAATCCCGCTCGAACAGCATGCCCTGACTGTGTTCGTGCTCCTCAGGCGGTTTTTCCACACTCTCGTGCCATTTTGCACCCCCGCCCGCCCCGCGCTATAGTAAGGAAACGAATTGCGCCAACAGGAGGTTGTCATGGACGTCAAGTCTCTGTCTGTCGTCGCTCGCGCTCTGGTCGCGCCGGGCAAGGGCATCCTCGCCGCCGACGAGAGCTTGGGCACCATCGGCAAGCGGTTCGCCAAGCTGCAGATCCCCTCAACCGAAGAGAACCGCCGCGCCTACCGCAACCTGCTCTTTACCACTCCCGGAGTCGAGGCTTACATCAGCGGGGTGATCCTCTTTGACGAGACCATTCGCCAGGCCGCCGACGATGGCACTCCCTTTGCCAGGCTGCTGGCCGACAAGGGCATCATCCCCGGCATCAAGGTGGATACGGGCGCCAAAGACCTGGCCGGGTTTCCCGGCGAAAAGGTCACCGAAGGGCTGGATGGCCTGCGTGAGCGCCTGGCCGAGTACTATCAGCTCGGGGCGCGCTTTGCCAAGTGGCGCGCGGTGATTACCATCGGCCCTGGCATTCCCACTTCAACCTGCATCAAGGCCAACGCCCACGCCCTGGCCCGCTACGCCGCCCTGTGCCAGGAAGCCAACCTCGTGCCGATCGTCGAGCCGGAAGTGCTGATGGACGGCGCACACGATCTGGCCCGCTGTGAGGCGGTGACGCTCAACACGCTCAACACCCTCTACCGGGCACTGCACGCGCACCGCATTGCTCTGGAAGGCACGCTGCTCAAGCCGAATATGGTCCTCTCCGGCAACGACTGCCCCGTGCAGGCCGGCGTGGCTGAGGTGGCGGCAGCAACGGTGCGCACGCTGCGTGCTACCGTGCCGGCGGCTGTGCCGGGCATCGTGTTCCTGTCCGGCGGCCAAACCGCCGTCCGCGCCACCGAGCACCTGAACGCGATGAACCAGATGGGCCCTCATCCCTGGGAGCTCAGCTTTTCCTACGGCCGGGCCCTGCAGGATCCGCCACTCAACACCTGGAAGGGTGTGGCGGCCAATGTGCCGGCGGCCCAGAAGGCGTTCTTCCAGCGCAGCAAGCTCAACGGAGCAGCGCGTTACGGCAAGTACAGCGCGACGATGGAGTCGGCGGCCTGATCCGAGCCGGTAACCCGGATTCTCCCTGGCGGGGCGGCCGGCGCTGGTCCGAGTGCGGACGGCGGCGTGTCCGCCCCGTTTTGTCCGCGCCGTCGCGCGAAACCCGGCCGCCTGTTGCTGCGTATTGGTGGTAGTGACAGAAAAGGGGGGAACCGTGGTTGCGAAACGAGCGTTACTGCTACTGCTACCTGTTCTCGTCCTCACTTCGGCCTGCTGCTGCCCGTGGACCGTGCGCCGGGCCATCTCGAACCTCACCGAGGAGGGGTCCGGCCGGACGGTGACGCGCGAGTACGACCTGACCGGCTTTTCCGAGGTGGTGATCAGCCACGCCTTCCAGGCCGAAGTCACGCACAGCGAGAGCTATCGCGTCTCGGTGACCATCGACGACAATCTGGAGCGTTACCTCAAGGTCGAAAAGCGCGGCGCGGTGTTGTACGTCGGCCTCGAAAGCGTCACCCTGATGAACCGGGCCACGCTTCAGGCCAGCATCAGCCTGCCCGACCTGCGCTCGCTGGAGGCGTCCGGCGCCAGCACGGTCGATCTGAGCGGCTTCAGGCCGACCGGGCGCTTGAACCTGGAGGTATCCGGAGCGTCGACAGTTCGCGGCGACCTGGAGGCGCAGGACGTCAGGTTCCGCATCTCTGGCGCCTCGACCGTGACCCTGAAGGGCTCGGCCCGCGATGGCGATATCGAAGTGAGCGGGGCCAGCCGTGCCCGCCTGGAAGACCTCCAGCTCGTCGATGCCCGCGTCGAGGCCTCCGGAGCCAGCTCGGCTCACGTCACCCTGAGCGGCCGGCTCGACGCCGAAGCCAGCGGCGCTTCGACCATTACCTATGGCGGCAACCCGACCCTGGGCCGCATCAGCCAGTCTGGTGCATCCAGCGTCAAGCAGCGTTAGCTGCTGTGCTAACTGAGGGAGGAAGACCATGACTACACCTGTCGAAACCAAACCGTCCGGCGGCAGCGCGTTTTCCGCCGGCCGGGTGGTCGCGCTGTTCTTTGGTCTGGGCCTGATCGGCCTGGGCGGCCTGCTGCTCCTCGGCGAGCTGTTTCACCTGAACTTCTGGGGGCTCCTGTGGCCGTTCTTTATCATTGGCCCGGGCGTCCTGCTCTTTGCCCTGTCGCTGTTCGCCGGTAGCGGGGGCGGCGGTGAAGCCCTGGCCATCGTGGGCGGTATCATCACCACGGTCGGGCTGATCCTGTTCTTCCAGAACGCCACCGACCTGTGGACCACCTGGGCCTATGCCTGGGCGCTGATCGCACCCACGTCCATCGGCGTGTCGCAGCTCGTGTACGGCCTGTTCAAAGGCCGGCGCGACCTGGTGAGAAGCGGCCTCAGCGTGGCCGGAGTGGGGCTGGTCATCTTTCTGGTGGCCGGGGCGTTTTTCGAGCTGGCCCTGAACATCAGCGGCTTTGGCGTTGGCCCGCTGGGCCTGTCCTTCTTCCTGATCGGCCTGGGCGTGCTGTTGGTCCTGATCAATCTGTTCCGCGGCCTGCGCAAGTAGCCTGACTCGGGGGCTCTGCTGCACTGTTGGCGGAGCCCCCAACATCCGCTCCCGGGAGGTGTGGCCATGCTGCTCAATCCGCGAGACCTCTCCCCCCGTTCCCTCGACGAGCGTTCACGGCGCATCATGCAGAGCGCGGTGACCTTTTTCGAGGCCAAGGGCAAGGCCCGCCTCAAGGCCGATGACCGCGCCCACACCTGGTACGCCGATTTCCTGGACTACCAGAAAGCCGAAGGCCTCTTTGCCGACCTGCTGACGCCCTCCTCCTTTGGCGGTCCCCACTGCCGCTGGGACACCTGGCGCAACTGCCAGTTCAACGAAATCCTCGCTTTCTACGGACTGGCCTACTGGTACACCTGGCAGGTCTCGATTCTGGGCCTGGGGCCGATTTGGATGAGCGCCAACGAGCCGCTCAAGCGCCGCGCCGCGGAGCTGCTCCGAGAAGGCAACGTGTTCGCGCTGGGCCTCTCGGAGCGCGCCCACGGTGCCGATATCTACTCCACCGAGATGGCCCTGACCCCTCAGCCCGACGGCAGCTACCTGGCCAATGGCGACAAGTACTATATCGGCAACGGCAATATCGCCCCGATGGTCTCTACCTTTGGCAAGGTCAGCGGCGACTATGTGTTCTTTGTAGCCGACTATCGCCGCCGTGGCTATGAGCTGGTAGGCAACGTCGTCGACAGCCAGTCCTACGTGGCCAATTTCAGGCTGTGCGACTACCCCGTGAGCGAGACCGAGATCCTCTCGCGTGGTCAGGAGGCCTGGGACGCGGCCCTGAACACGGTCAACATCGGCAAGTACAACCTCGGCTGGGCCTCCATCGGCATCTGCACCCACGCCTTTTACGAGGCCATCAACCACGCCTCCAACCGCCGCCTCTATGGCGCCTATGTGACCGATATGCCTCACGTGAAGCGGATGTTCGTCGATGCCTACTGCCGCCTGGTGGCGATGAAGCTGTTCGCCTTGCGCGCCGCCGACTATATGCGCTCGGCCTCGCCGAATGACCGGCGCTATCTGCTCTACAACCCGGTGGTCAAGATGAAGGTCACCACGCAGGGCGAAGAGGTGATCAACCTGCTGTGGGACGTCATCGCCGCCAAGGGGTTTGAGAAGGACACCTACTTTGAGATGGCCGCGCGCGATATCCGGGCCCTGCCCAAGCTCGAGGGGACGGTCCACGTCAACATCGCCCTGATCGTCAAGTTTATGGCCAACTACTTCTTTGCCC
Proteins encoded:
- a CDS encoding Soluble epoxide hydrolase, with translation MHGFPEFSYGWRKQMPFFAAQGYYVWAPDSRGHNLSDKPRGAAAYTLDKLAADVVGLIDAAGVERADVVGHDWGGAVAWKLGADHADRLRKLVVLNAPYSGVMLRKLRQDPAQRKRSWYMFYFQLPWLPECTSRRNDWQMLTNMLRRSSLPGTFSDEEIAEYKRAWSLPGAYTGMLGWYRAMRYGMGRGKQEASGGPRTAPVQPPTLLLWGAQDRFLGRELAQESIAKCANGRLEFLEDATHWLHHERPEQVNQRILAFLTQPA
- the acdA_2 gene encoding Acyl-CoA dehydrogenase, whose protein sequence is MLLNPRDLSPRSLDERSRRIMQSAVTFFEAKGKARLKADDRAHTWYADFLDYQKAEGLFADLLTPSSFGGPHCRWDTWRNCQFNEILAFYGLAYWYTWQVSILGLGPIWMSANEPLKRRAAELLREGNVFALGLSERAHGADIYSTEMALTPQPDGSYLANGDKYYIGNGNIAPMVSTFGKVSGDYVFFVADYRRRGYELVGNVVDSQSYVANFRLCDYPVSETEILSRGQEAWDAALNTVNIGKYNLGWASIGICTHAFYEAINHASNRRLYGAYVTDMPHVKRMFVDAYCRLVAMKLFALRAADYMRSASPNDRRYLLYNPVVKMKVTTQGEEVINLLWDVIAAKGFEKDTYFEMAARDIRALPKLEGTVHVNIALIVKFMANYFFAPADYAPVPTRSDAVNDDFLFCQGPARGLGRVRFHDSAPEFARWPLPNVTLFAGQAARLRDLLATATPTAEQQADIDWLLALGEMFTLVVYGQLILENATLYSVGADLVEQVFDCLVRDFSHFALTLYGKASTTPEQMAHCLGMIQKPAVDEERFARVWQTVHSYDGAYEMHP
- a CDS encoding Adenosine monophosphate-protein transferase SoFic; the encoded protein is METESFRHSPPGHTVQTPAGFSAFVPNPLPPDVPWTTRLVTALSDGDRALGELAGFGRTLPNPHLLIRPFVRREAVLSSRIEGTRASLGDLYAFEAQQPALFEPAGDVREVHNYVRALEYGLERLKNLPMSLRLIRELHAILMEGVRGQGQTPGEFRRSQNWIGPPGSTAQDATYVPPPVAEMNQALGSLEAFLHERRDLPALVRLGLIHYQFEAIHPFLGGNGRVGRLLLALLLCAWELLPQPLLYLSAYFEQRRNTYYELLLKVSQHGAWEEWLVYFLQGVSFQARDAMVRVGRLQRLQEEYRGLLTGPRVPARLLEAVDLLFAQPVLTTRQAEAALGVNFATAQRYIDQLLRLGLIREVTGQARNRVYRAEGVLQAIEGSLSTGA
- the fda gene encoding Fructose-bisphosphate aldolase class 1, coding for MDVKSLSVVARALVAPGKGILAADESLGTIGKRFAKLQIPSTEENRRAYRNLLFTTPGVEAYISGVILFDETIRQAADDGTPFARLLADKGIIPGIKVDTGAKDLAGFPGEKVTEGLDGLRERLAEYYQLGARFAKWRAVITIGPGIPTSTCIKANAHALARYAALCQEANLVPIVEPEVLMDGAHDLARCEAVTLNTLNTLYRALHAHRIALEGTLLKPNMVLSGNDCPVQAGVAEVAAATVRTLRATVPAAVPGIVFLSGGQTAVRATEHLNAMNQMGPHPWELSFSYGRALQDPPLNTWKGVAANVPAAQKAFFQRSKLNGAARYGKYSATMESAA
- a CDS encoding ferredoxin, which codes for MGKRQIVKIDEELCNGCGACVTPCAEGAIQLVDGKARVISDNLCDGAGFCLGVCPTGALTLEEREAADFDEHAAEEQQKARGKKFIAQRCWRCGASEERSYLIPCRTNGESLWICTRCLPQLIHG
- the actP gene encoding Copper-transporting P-type ATPase — its product is MEKVKDLVCGMMIDPKTAAATSEYKGKTYYFCAKGCKIAFDKNPEKYVGAQGAKCDKGCCA